From the Hevea brasiliensis isolate MT/VB/25A 57/8 chromosome 15, ASM3005281v1, whole genome shotgun sequence genome, one window contains:
- the LOC110638889 gene encoding nuclear intron maturase 2, mitochondrial, which translates to MHRSIAIFTQKILTNSSLITTTTTTATFLFSHSNTLNPRANGFALFRLFSFVPRQRQAPDPDDPSTLMKEDGVAVCSQMWIENFREPDRIANNLTSYLRRFELWVLAYQKVCADEMGAYMPRSAIQRSALEDLLVLRNAVLDDRFKWGARLQFFIKSPRDKTDYESLSKRKIKAILTTTQPAPFQDKIVQEVLFMILEPIYEARFLQNSYAFRPGRSAHTALRVIRRSFAGYLWYIKGDLSTVLDGMKVGLVISALMRDVRDKKVIDLVKSALTTPVITSSVEEPKKKKKRKYQKKRVLAEDEPKPDPYWLETFFGFAPEEAEKVPSWGHCGILSPLLANICLDELDRWMEGKIQEFYRPSKSDVIWNSPEGEAEQGNTSWPEFVPTSGPDKTRKMDYIRYGGHILIGVRGPRADAATLRKQLIEFVDQKYFLKLDNESLPIEHITKGIMFLDHVLCRRVVYPTLRYTATGGKIISEKGVGTLLSVTASLKQCIKQFRKLNFLKGDRDPDPQPCFRMFHATQAHTNAQMNKFLSTMVEWYRYADNRKKVVNFCSYIVRGSLAKLYAAKYKLRSRAKVYKIGSRNLSRPLKEKKGSSPEYHNLLRMGLVESVDGLQYTRMSLVPETDYTPFPSNWRPNHEKALVEYIRLDDTKTLEELRCCMREQGLVSPQDYISMLVWNYKRNAIVIDRNSLSSGNNTEKEQQLLLSPDHENDEQKSKEDEEHEDGFYAAQM; encoded by the coding sequence ATGCATCGGTCCATTGCCATTTTCACCCAGAAGATTCTTACTAATTCCAGTcttatcaccaccaccaccactactgcTACATTTTTATTCTCTCACTCCAATACCTTAAACCCCAGGGCTAATGGTTTTGCTTTATTTCGCTTATTCTCATTTGTCCCAAGGCAACGACAGGCTCCAGATCCGGATGATCCATCCACCCTGATGAAGGAAGATGGTGTGGCAGTTTGCTCCCAGATGTGGATTGAGAACTTCCGTGAACCTGATAGGATAGCAAACAATTTGACCTCTTATCTTCGACGTTTTGAATTGTGGGTATTGGCTTATCAAAAGGTTTGTGCTGATGAAATGGGAGCATATATGCCCCGTAGTGCAATTCAAAGGTCTGCATTGGAGGATTTGTTAGTGCTTAGAAATGCAGTTCTGGACGATAGATTTAAGTGGGGTGCGAGGCTTCAGTTTTTTATCAAGTCTCCAAGGGACAAGACAGATTATGAATCTTTGTCAAAGAGAAAGATTAAGGCAATTTTGACAACTACACAACCTGCTCCATTTCAGGATAAGATTGTTCAGGAGGTGCTGTTTATGATATTGGAGCCTATATATGAAGCACGTTTTTTACAAAATTCTTATGCATTTAGGCCTGGTAGGAGTGCACATACAGCATTGAGGGTGATTAGAAGGAGTTTTGCTGGATATCTGTGGTATATCAAAGGGGATTTGAGTACAGTTTTGGATGGCATGAAGGTGGGGTTAGTGATAAGTGCTTTGATGAGGGATGTGAGGGATAAGAAAGTGATTGATTTGGTGAAGTCAGCATTGACTACACCTGTGATTACAAGTAGTGTGGAAGAaccaaagaagaagaaaaagaggaagtATCAAAAAAAGAGGGTTTTGGCGGAGGATGAGCCAAAACCAGATCCATATTGGTTAGAGACCTTTTTTGGGTTTGCACCCGAGGAGGCCGAGAAGGTTCCTTCTTGGGGCCATTGTGGGATTCTTAGCCCCCTTTTGGCTAATATCTGCCTTGATGAATTGGACCGATGGATGGAAGGTAAGATTCAGGAGTTCTACCGTCCTTCAAAAAGTGATGTTATATGGAATAGTCCAGAAGGGGAAGCAGAACAGGGAAATACGTCTTGGCCAGAATTTGTGCCAACAAGTGGCCCAGATAAGACCCGAAAGATGGATTATATAAGATACGGGGGTCACATTTTGATTGGTGTTCGGGGGCCTAGAGCAGATGCGGCTACATTGAGAAAACAATTGATTGAGTTCGTTGATCAGAAATACTTCCTCAAGCTTGACAATGAGAGCCTCCCTATAGAACATATAACTAAGGGTATAATGTTTCTTGACCATGTTTTGTGCCGAAGAGTTGTGTATCCAACTCTTCGGTACACTGCCACTGGTGGAAAGATCATTAGTGAAAAGGGCGTTGGTACCCTTTTGTCAGTCACAGCAAGCTTGAAACAATGCATTAAGCAATTCAGGAAGTTGAACTTTCTGAAAGGAGACAGGGATCCAGACCCACAGCCTTGCTTTAGGATGTTCCATGCTACTCAAGCTCACACCAATGCACAAATGAACAAGTTTTTGTCAACAATGGTCGAGTGGTATAGGTATGCTGATAATCGGAAGAAAGTTGTTAACTTCTGTTCTTACATAGTAAGAGGTTCACTTGCAAAGCTTTATGCTGCAAAATACAAGCTTCGGTCTCGTGCAAAAGTGTATAAAATTGGTTCTCGGAATTTGAGTCGTCCTTTGAAGGAAAAGAAAGGATCATCGCCCGAGTATCACAATTTGCTAAGGATGGGCCTTGTTGAGTCAGTTGATGGCCTTCAATATACCAGGATGTCTCTTGTACCTGAGACTGATTACACTCCTTTTCCAAGTAACTGGAGACCAAATCATGAGAAGGCACTGGTCGAATATATAAGATTGGATGATACAAAAACTCTTGAGGAGCTACGATGTTGCATGAGGGAACAAGGTCTGGTTTCACCTCAGGACTATATTTCGATGCTCGTTTGGAACTACAAAAGAAATGCTATTGTAATAGATCGTAATTCCCTTAGTAGTGGCAATAACACAGAAAAAGAGCAACAGTTGCTACTGAGCCCCGATCATGAGAATGATGAACAGAAAAGCAAAGAAGATGAAGAGCATGAAGATGGGTTTTATGCGGCACAAATGTAA